CCTTTATAAAAGATGCAGATTTACTTTATTTTATTTTTGTTCCTTAGAAATTTAGAGGAAAGGCCTACAAGACTTGCGCCAGAGTGGGTGGACTAGGCATATATTCATTTCTAATTTCTAATTCATAATTTTTAATTAAACGAAGCGCTAAGTTGTTTTTTCCAGTTCGTTGGCTTTAGCGAGCGATACTATGCCGCCCATCGCGCCTAGATTCATAGAATCGAGGGCAGAGCTGGGTACAATTACCATGGAGCCTTTTTCTTTCAAACCTTCAAATAGCATGTTCATTCCCCGCAAATGCAAAGCTACCGGGTTGTTGCGGTATTGCTCACTGGCTTCGGCAAACTTAAAGGCAATTTCAGTTTCGGCGGTTCCCAGAATAACCCGGGCGCGTCGTTCCCGTTCGGCTTGGGCTTCCTTGCTCATGGCATCGGCTAGGGTTTGCGGAATAACAATGTCTTTGATGCCCACATTCTGGCAGGTAATGCCCCAGGAATTGGTATGGTGGTCCATGATTTGTTGCAAGTCTTCGGCCACCTTATCGCGTTCCTGCAGTAAATCGGCCAATTCGTGTTTCCCGATCATGTCGCGTAAGCCAGTTTGGGCAATGTAGTAAATGGCGGTTTCATATTCCTGCACTTCTAAGGCCGCTTTCTCCACGTCCCACACAGTCCAATACACCACAGCATCTACGTTTACCGGCACGGTATCTTTGGTTAAGGTTTGTTCAGCTTTAAAGTCCGTTACCCGCACCCGCTGGTCGATGTAGTTATCTATTTTGTCGATGATAGGAATAATAAAAAAGATACCGGGCCCTTTTAAACCCTGGTATTTCCCCATCCGCAGAACCACGGCTTTTTCCCATTGGTTGGCAATATTTATGGCCCGGGCTACAAAAAACGAAAGCAGCACGAGCGCCACCACCCCAACCGGGTGAATTATTTGAAAATACAACAATGTCACCGAAATGGCTAGCAACACAATTAACACGGTAGCGGAAATCGGATTCCACCATCTATCGATATTTGTTTTCATCGGCTTTTTAATTTTTGAAGTTGTTGAATCATGTCCTCCACCGAAAAGCCATAACTAAAGGCAATGGCCGAAAACTCGCTGCAGATTTCCTGCAGTTTGTTCTGTTTTTCTGAGGTGGGTATTTCAATTTTAATGTCACTGATAAAAGTACCGGTACCCTGTTGAGTAGCCAATACATTTTGAATTTCCAGTTCTTTGTAAGCCTTGGCAACGGTGTTCAGGTTTACTTTTAAATCCACGGCCAAAGCCCGAACTGTGGGCAATTGTTCACCGGTTTTCAGGTTGCCGGCCGCAATGCCAAATTTTATCTGGTCGATGATCTGCCGGTAAAAGGGCGAACCAGATTTTGGGTCTAGTTTAAAATCAATCATTATCCTATTGTTACAATATAATAATGTATTATATGTATAGTACAAACGTACAAGATTTAATTTTGTTTGCAAATAATTGATATAAAATATTTTGAGTAGTTGAGATGGGAGGTTGTGTTTTTTTTTGGAGCCGGTTCCCGTCTCCATGCCTAGGTTCTATCTTGCTTGAACGGGCTGAGTTTGCCTCATGGCCGGCGGGCCGCGTTTGGCCGTTTCGGGCGGTTTAGCGAATCTTTCCTCGCTCCGCTGCGGAATTTTGCTGCGCAAAACCGAATCGCTAAAAGGCCCTCAACAGCCAAACTGATGTCAGTCGCGCTTAGCTGCGGCTATTGTGCTCTTTTAGAAAAGAAGGAGATTTAAGATTTTACTAGGGGAATGGAAAGTATTTGCGCTTTTTGATCAAATATATTTTCCTGGTTGAGAGATATTTTGCGTGTTCTTCATCTTGCGCTATTCAGGAGGAACCTATTCTGCTACGTAGCAGAATAGGTTCCTCCTGAATGACATTGTGGAGAGTAGCATGGACTGGGTAAATAGAACTTATTAATTTTTTAAAATTTTCCTAATCTACTATGCAACAAGTAGCCTTAGCCAAGTGCATGAGTTGACGCTAAACTGTTTGAGCGTTCAGCGAGTTTTTAGCGTCTTGATTTTTTTGGTTCTTTTTGTATCAAGACAAAAAGAACAAATACCTCAGCAATGAAACAACTTCACTTAGAAAACACAGCTACTCAGCCAGCTATGCGAACGAGAATTAACTACTCGGATAGCAAGCAAGTCACGGAAGTAAATCCGCGCCATAGCGCAAGTCCGCACCATAGTAGGAAAAAGTTGCAAAAACATTAAAGAGAAGTAACCAGAAGAAGTCATTTCTAATTTCTAATTTCTAATTCATAATTACAAATTTTAAATGGAGCTTCGTCTCAATTAAAAGATTGCCGGAATTCCAGGGGAGAAAGGTTGGTTTTGCTGCGGAATAATTTGCTGAACGATTGGGAATGTTCGAAGCCCAGAGTGAAAGCAATTTCGCTGACGGATAAAGCCGTGGTGGAAAGTTTTTCTTTGGCTTTTTCGATGAGTTTATCGTGAATGTGTTGTTGGGTGCTTTGGCCAGTTAAAACTTTTAGTAAACTGCTTAAATAAGTGGGCGAAACGTGCAGTTCTTCGGCAATAAATTGCACGGTGGGTAAGCCTTTTTCGGTTAAGGTATTACTGTTGAAGTAATTATTTAAAATTTCTTCCAGTCGATCCAGAATTTGATGGTTGGTGATTTTGCGGGTGAGGAACTGGCGGTGGTAGAACCGTTCGCCATACGTGAGCAATAACTCCAATTGCGCAATAATTACGTTTTGGCTAAACTTATCAATATTAGAATGGTACTCCTGGGCTATGTTTTGCAGGAGATTGGTCATGGTAGCTTCTTCTTTTTCCGAGAGGAACAAGGCTTCATTTACCGCGTAGTCGAAGTACTCGTATTGTTTAATGGTTTTGGCTAAAGGCGTGTTCCATAAAAAGTCGGGATGGATGAGTAACATCCACCCCGAGCGTTTTACTTCTTGGTCCGAACTGGCTTCGATGCCATACACCTGCCCCGGCGCGATAAAAAACAAAATACCTTCGTCGAAATCGTATTGCTGCTGCCCGTATTTAAACTTGATATTAAAATTGCGTTTCAGGGCAATCGAATAAAAATCCAACACTAAGTTTTGCGGACTTTGCCCCGCCCAAACCGGCATCATGCTCATATCGATTACACTAATTAAAGGATGCTCCGGTTTAGAAAGTCCCATTTTCTGGTGGTACTCGCTGATGGTTTTAAAGCGGAGAGGTTGTGTGGTTGCCATAGCACAAGTTACTTAATTTGCTGAAAAGCGGCCGCAAATTCCCGGGCAAAATCAGTTAGTTTAACTTCCCCCATTTCGGCTGGTCGGTTGCGGTAATAATCTTCGGCTAGTAAACCGGTATGCAGACCGGCGTACATTTCTACCAGGCCAGCGGCAATTTCGGGGTTCATGCCGATGGCGGTTAAACCAGCCAGCGTTTGTTCATCAGAAATTAAAATCCATCTTAAATCGGGTTTACCGATGGCTGCACCTAAAACCTTGGCGGTTTCGTTGCCGCTTGCTTCCTGACTGGCTATATAACGTACTTTTCTACCGGTTTGGGTATTTAACAGTTCTTCGGCGGCCACCGTGGCAATATCTACCGTAGAAACCCAGGGAATTACATCGTCGGCTCCGTAGTTAGCAACAATCAGGTTCTGGTTTTTTATCATTTCGGAATAGCCGTATAAGTTATAATAGAAAGAAGTCGGGCGCAGGTGGGTAATGCTAATAGTTGCGGGTAATTCGTTTAAGATTTGCTCTACATCGTGCGCGCCGCGCAAAATGCCGTTGCCTTTTTCTAAATGGGCACCAATGCTGCTTAGGTTCACTACATGCTTTACCCCTGCTTGCTTAATTGCCTGCGCGTAGTTTTGGCCCAACCGGCGGTAGTACCCTAACAAATCCAGGTTCGGGTCGAAGTAATTGTTGGGCGGTATCATGGTATACACGGCATCGGCCCCGGTAAAAGTAGCGGTTAAAAAAGCAACATCTTCTAAAGAGCCAATGGCGACGGTGGCACCTAACGCGGTAATTTCGGTTTGTTTTTCCGGGTTACTGCTGATAACGGTAACAGTGTGTTTTTTCTGGATTAATTCCTGGCTAAGTGGTTTGCTGATGTGGCCTAAAGAGCCGGTTACTACAATTTTCATTTTTTTAAATTTTTTAGTTTCTGCAAATTTCTGCAGTTACTAAAAAGCCAGTGTAGCCAAATCTGTGGTTGTTGTAGCCGTTTCTTAACTACCTCAGGAAGTAATTACAGCGTAAGCAACGTAAAACAAAAGAGCTGCCGAGGCAAATTCCCCGGCAACTCTTTGGCAGTAAAGCTTGGTAAGTGGCCGTACTTTTAAAAATTTACAAATTCACGCCGCCCGAAACTTCAATGCGTTGACCGTTAATCCAGCGGGCTTCTTCGGTGCATAAAAAGGCGACAACGCCGCCAATATCTTCGGCTACGCCTACCCGGCCCAGCGCAGTTAAACTGGATAAGTGGTCATTTAGTTCTTGGTTATCGCGCACCCGGCCACCGCCAAAATCGGTGGCAATAGGTCCGGGAGCTACTACGTTGGCCGCAATGCCACGCGAACCTAATTCTTTGGCTAAATACCGGGTAAGCACTTCCACGGCACCTTTCATGGAGCCATACGCCGATGAACCCGGATTAGAGAAACGCGCCAATCCCGACGAAATATTAATAATGCGACCGCCATCATTTAAGAAAGGCAAAGCTTTTTGCGTTAAGAAAAACACGCCTTTGTAGTGAATGTTTAAGGCCGTATCAAACTGTTCTTCGGTGGTTTCGGCGAAATTAGCGTAAAGCGCGGTGCCGGCATTATTAATTAAAAAATCAAAATTAGGGCTGCCGGTTTGCTCTTGTAAATGAGTGGTTACTCTTTCCAGAAAACCATCAAACGATGGAATGTTGCCGGCATCTAATTGAAAAGCATAGGCTTGCTGCCCCAAAGTTTGTATTTCCGATACTACTTTTTCAGCTTCCTGCTGGTTGCTGTGGTAGGTAAGCACCACATCGATGCCTTTTTTTGCTAAACTAAGAGCCATGTCTTTGCCTAGTCCGCGGCTCCCGCCGGTTACTAAGGCTATTTTATTATTTGTAGCCATTTTCTTAAATTTTTATACTACAAAGTTGGCGCAATTTGCCGGTCCGGTGTTTGCGCGTTTCAATCCATTATTTGCAAAAATCAAATCGGTAGTTCAGGAACGGAAAGCCAGCGGCGACAGACCAGCTTGTTTTTTAAAAAAATTAGAAAAATGCGCTACTTCTTCAAACCCCAAAGAATACGCAATCTCCGACACGTTCCAATCGGTTTGTTTGAGCAGGATTTTGGCTTCCTGGGCCAGGCGGCTGCTAATAAAATCGGTGGTAGTTTTGCCGGTGTTTTCTTTTAAAACTTTGTTTAAATGGTTCACGTGAATGGCTAGCCGCTCGGCGTAATCTTTGGCGGCCCGCAGTTCCAGTTGCTGTCCCGGTGAAGTTATCGGAAACTGCCGTTCCAGCAATTCCACGAACAAACCGGCAATGCGGGCAGTAGCATTATGGGAATTATACTGGGCAATATCGGGTTGCAGTTTCTGGCCGTAGTGGATTAACTCTAACACATAATTGCGCAATAAATCATATTTATACGGGTAGTCTGAGGCCAGTTCCTGGAACATTTTCTCGTACAACTGTTTTAGTTCTTGGGCCTGATTCTCGGTTAATTCAAAAACCGGGTAACCGCCTGGCTTAAAAATAGGCAGTTCATCCAGAATTACGCCACTCCGCGAAGCTGCCAGAAACTCGTGGGTAAAAATGCAAAAGTACCCCGACTGGTTTTCGTCTTGCGGCAGGTAGTTGTACGGCACTTTGGGCGAGGCAAACAATAAACCGTGCTTCCGGATGTCGATGGTTTTGTCGGCGTACTCGGCACGGTTATGGCCGTTTATCAGGCTTATTTTGTAATAAGTACGCCGGTTGTAAGGCATTTCTTTAGTTTCCTTCAACTTCTTCCGGGTGCTGGCAATATTAAAAACGTTAAAGTGTCCGATTTCTTTATTAATGCCGTCGGGCAAAATGGTTTCGAGTTGGTTATTGGCTACAAAACCCATTTCCCGGTAAAAGTCCTGCAACGAAGCAATGCCTGTCATTTTACAACTGTTTTGCGAAAATCAAATATAGTAAATACCGGGCAAGCGGAGCTTTAAAATGTAAGGAAATAACAATTACTTCCTTTTGGGCATTTCAGAACCATTAATCGGCGGCATAGTTTAGCGACCTCCGGTCACGTCGATAATTGTTCCGGTTGAGAAAGAGGCTTCGTCGGATAATAACCACAATATTGCTTTTGCCACTTCTTCGGGGTGGCCCCCTCTTTTCATGGGCAAGGAGCTTTTTATCCGGTTTACTCTATCGGGTTCTCCGCCACTTGCATGAATATCCGTATAGATAAATCCTGGCCTCACGGCATTTACTCTTATTCCTTCTGCAGCTACTTCTTTTGAAAGCCCAAATGTAAGCGTATCAATGGCACCTTTCGAAGCAGCATAATCTACATATTCATTAGGGGAACCGGTTCGTGCGGCAATAGAAGAAACATTTACGATGGCTCCACCTTTACCACCATAAAGAGTTGACATCCGTTTAATTGCTTCTTTCGAGCATAAAAAGTAACTAATAATATTGCTGTTTATCACTCGGGTAAGCCGCTCTACATCCATGTTATCTACTCGCGATTGTGCTTCCAGAATACCTGCATTATTTACTAAGGCTGTTAATCTTCCGAAATCTTTATCTATTTTATTAAATAGCGCAGTTACATCTGCTACAGAAGATACATCTGCCTTATACGCAATGGCCTGCCCCCCCCTTTGGTTTATGGAATCCACAATTTGTTCGGCGGCTGTTTTATTTTGCAAGTAATTTACACAAACGTTATAACCTTGTTTTGCAGCTAACAAAGCGGTTGCAGCTCCAATGCCTCTGCTACTTCCAGTTATCAGAATTGTTTTATCCATGTAGCTATTTTCAGTTTGCACTTTCCTCCCTTAAATTACTTCTTTTCCTCATTCTCACTATAGTTCTTCGATACCATAGACTACTATTTATTCCACATTTTTAAAATTTAAAAAATACAAAGTTTATAAAGTTTATAAAGCAAGAGTGCATTAAAGGAATATAGTAAAATTTACTTTCCGAATTCCACATCAAACAATGCTTCAGTTGATTTTGGCAGAGTTACTTGCCTAAACTGCTTATCCGGTGAGCGCGTATTTTCCGTTTTAGTTACGAATGTCCTTGATTTGGTTAGGATTGGTACTACCCTAAACTCCGACCTTTGCATTACTGAAATATTAATCATCTTATGGAAAATCAAATAAAGTCATCCACAAACAACCCGCCCGTTGCCTTGGTAACCGGCGCGAACCAGGGAGTAGGTTACCAGATTGCGAAAGCGCTTGCCGAAAACGGGTATATCGTTTACGTCGGGTCGCGTAACTTAAGCAACGGCGAAAAAGCCGCTACGGAAATAGGCGGCCAGGCGCGAGCGATTCAATTGGACGTTACCCAACAACCGAGCATCAGCGCGGCGGCCGCGAAAATTCAAGAAGAACAAGGGCGTTTAGATTTGCTCGTGAATAATGCCGGTATTTCCCACGCTGGTCAGCCGGGCCGCACCCTGGAAGAAACCACCGTGGCGGGCAAAGCCACTACAGCCTCGCTGGACGAAGTCCGGACGGTTTGGGAAACGAACGTATTTGGCGTTATAGCCGTTACGCAAGCCATGCTGCCTTTGCTGCGGAAATCAGCGGCTGCCCGGATTGTAAATGTATCCAGTGCGTTGGGTTCCCTCACCTGGCTTTCGGACCCGGCTTGCTGGGCCCGGGAACATTTCGGGGTAGTTTACGGCGCTTCCAAAACGGCCCTTAATGCGGTTACTCTGGCTTTTGCTATTGAACTGGAGAAAGAAAACATTAAGGTTAATGCTACCAGCCCCGGCTTTACGGCCACAGCGCTGAATAATTTCCAGGGCACCGATTCGGTAGAAGTAGGCTCGCGCGAACCAATCCGGGTAGCCCTGGAAACCGATGGCCCGACCGGCAGCTTTACCGGTCCGGATGGCCCGCTGCCGTGGTAGTTATTGCAAAATGCTTATGAAAACTAGCTGATTTTTAAATTTATGACCGGCTGCCCAAACAGTTGCCGGTCATCTTTCTTATCTTTCATTATGAAAAGCGAAACCGCAAAAGTACCTAACCTGGAATCTATCCCGGAAATACACCGCATGCTGGGTCTGCCGGGGCCGGTTCATCCCTTAATTACGTTGCTGGATGGTACCCGAGAGCAAATTGATTTTAGCCGGTTACCGGTTAGTTACGTTTCCCGATTCTATAAAGCTTCTTTTATTACTAAACTGGGGGGCAAGTTCCAGTACGGGCAGGGCTATTACGATTTTGATGAAGGCAGTCTTTTATTTACCGCTCCCAATCAACTCATCGGCAGCACCGAAAGCTACAAGGATAGTATTGGGTATTCACTCATCGTCCACCCGGATTTTCTGCAAGGGTATCCCCTGGCCAAAAAAATTAAAAATTACGGTTTTTTCTCGTACGGGAGCAACGAAGCGCTGCATCTTTCGGAGCCCGAAAGAGCCACCATGCAGGCTATTTATACCATCATTCAGCAAGAATTACATAGCCGGATCGATGACTTTAGCCACGAGGTGATTATTGCCCAGTTTGAGTTGCTACTGAGCTATGCCAAACGCTTTTATAAACGGCAGTTTTTAACCCGCCAAGCCGTTACCAGTGATTTGCTGCAACAATTAGAAGAACTGCTAAATACGTATTTCGAGGAGGAAAAGCCGCTCACGCAAGGCGTACCCACAGTACAGTACCTGGCAGAAAACTTGCATTACACTCCCAATTATTTAAGCGATATGCTACGCTCCCTCACCGGCTTGAACGCGCAACAGCACATCCACCAAAAGCTGATTGAAAAATCGAAAGAATTACTCTCTACCACCCATTTAACCATCAGCGAAGTGGCTTATCAACTAGGTTTTGAGCACCCGCAATCGTTTAGCCGGCTTTTTAAAATAAAAACCCAGCTATCGCCGGTGCAATTTAAAGCCGCGTTTAACTAGAATTGCTATTAATAGCTGGGTTCTGGAATCAGGCACAATGCTACTAATCACATGCGGTTGCTTGTTTAGGTAAATGCTGCCGGTAAACACAGATTATTTAAAAATAGGCAAACAGGAAGTGAACGTTGTGCAGGAGCAATGACGCATTATTCCAATGAAATTTAGTTAAAGTGAGTTAGGCACGGAAGTAACTTCCGCGCCATAGTGCGCTATGGTGCGTTTATGTACTTTTATATTTTTTTAACCATTAGCTTTTTTATTCCAACAAGTACTTCCAATAAAACTTTTTCTGAATCTTTCTGGAGTTACATCAATTCCACCTTTTATCATTAAAGTTCTTTCCCATTTTCTTAAGCCAAATGATTCCGTAATAAAAGTTATTTTGTCATTTGGCTGTGAAGAACCATAAATGTATTTTACAATACTCATAGTACATTTACTTGATTCACCTTTCTTGAATTCACCAATTACTATTAGAGTATTCTTATCAAAAGGCTCTGGTTTTTTATTTTTTATTATCTGCCCGGTATAAGTATCAAATTCTATTTCATTAAATTCATAGGTGGCAATAGAAAAGACAGAGTCTGACTGAATTAGCTTAAAATCATCTAAGGTCCAGGTTAAATGCCATATAGATTGAGACACATTACAAGTGTCAGTTACTAAATCTGTTAATTTATAAGAGTCTACTTGGATACCATTTTTAAAAAAAACTATTCCCATTCTTTGACCAATTCTATGACCTTCCATAAAATCGTCAAAAACTACAAGCCTTTCTCCGTCATTAGAAACAAAAATAGTCATACTTGTATAACCCTTATCTTCTATTGAATATAAAGTCTTCCCTAGTTCATTTTTTAGCTTCCAAAGCTTTCTAGAATATTGTAAGGTGAATTTTCCGTTTTCAGACTTAAAAAGGGTTGTCAGCCGCTGTTCGTCAGCAAAAGCAAAATTTGCTAGAAGGAGCAGGATTATTGTTAAGTAATTTATTTTCATAAAATAATGGCTAACTTACTGCTAAACGTCATAGGTACATATATCCACCACCCGTTAGCTGGATAAACGTAACCAGATTAAAATATACTACATATTTATTCTTTCAAGAAATACCCAGTAACAAAAAACCTGGAACCAGCTATTAAGCTAACCCCAGGTTTTATATTTTTTAAAATTTTCAGTATAAAAGCAATTATATCAGAAACAATTCCTAAACCAAGGGCTTTCCTGAAAATTGTCCGTGAAGAAATAGCCTGTGCCGCTGGTTGTGTCCGCACAACCAGCATGCAACAAGCTTTAAGCTTCCGCTAAAATCTAAATTTTCTCCGGCAGCAAGGTTGCGTCCTGGTAGTTGCCCAGTACGGGTTCGGAGGGGGCACCTTGGGTAACGGCTTCTACTAATAACTTACCGCCTACAAACGCACCTTTCCAGGATTCGCCGAGGCCACCGAATACTTCTTCGCGGTCGCCGCGGGAACGGAGCTTGTTGATGCCTACTTTAAAGGCCCGTACTTCTTTGGCAGTGCGTTGCGCCCATTTGGTGTCGTCGGAAGCTACGGCCGCTACTAAGGCTCCGTTGGAAATATTCATTTCGCCTACCAGTTCTTCTACCCGGTCAACCAAAACTACCGAATCAATTGGGCCGAACGGTTCTTTAAAGTACAACTCGCTCTGGCGCGGCAAGTTTACCAAAGCCCGCGGTGCGCGGTACGCCGAACGGTCCTGATCGGGTAAGAATAACGAATCATCCAGTTTACCTTCGTAGAAAGGCGTAGCACCGGTTTTAAGCGCATCGGCGTACAAAC
The sequence above is a segment of the Adhaeribacter swui genome. Coding sequences within it:
- a CDS encoding slipin family protein, whose translation is MKTNIDRWWNPISATVLIVLLAISVTLLYFQIIHPVGVVALVLLSFFVARAINIANQWEKAVVLRMGKYQGLKGPGIFFIIPIIDKIDNYIDQRVRVTDFKAEQTLTKDTVPVNVDAVVYWTVWDVEKAALEVQEYETAIYYIAQTGLRDMIGKHELADLLQERDKVAEDLQQIMDHHTNSWGITCQNVGIKDIVIPQTLADAMSKEAQAERERRARVILGTAETEIAFKFAEASEQYRNNPVALHLRGMNMLFEGLKEKGSMVIVPSSALDSMNLGAMGGIVSLAKANELEKTT
- a CDS encoding helix-turn-helix domain-containing protein, with amino-acid sequence MTGIASLQDFYREMGFVANNQLETILPDGINKEIGHFNVFNIASTRKKLKETKEMPYNRRTYYKISLINGHNRAEYADKTIDIRKHGLLFASPKVPYNYLPQDENQSGYFCIFTHEFLAASRSGVILDELPIFKPGGYPVFELTENQAQELKQLYEKMFQELASDYPYKYDLLRNYVLELIHYGQKLQPDIAQYNSHNATARIAGLFVELLERQFPITSPGQQLELRAAKDYAERLAIHVNHLNKVLKENTGKTTTDFISSRLAQEAKILLKQTDWNVSEIAYSLGFEEVAHFSNFFKKQAGLSPLAFRS
- a CDS encoding NmrA family NAD(P)-binding protein; protein product: MKIVVTGSLGHISKPLSQELIQKKHTVTVISSNPEKQTEITALGATVAIGSLEDVAFLTATFTGADAVYTMIPPNNYFDPNLDLLGYYRRLGQNYAQAIKQAGVKHVVNLSSIGAHLEKGNGILRGAHDVEQILNELPATISITHLRPTSFYYNLYGYSEMIKNQNLIVANYGADDVIPWVSTVDIATVAAEELLNTQTGRKVRYIASQEASGNETAKVLGAAIGKPDLRWILISDEQTLAGLTAIGMNPEIAAGLVEMYAGLHTGLLAEDYYRNRPAEMGEVKLTDFAREFAAAFQQIK
- a CDS encoding GntR family transcriptional regulator — translated: MIDFKLDPKSGSPFYRQIIDQIKFGIAAGNLKTGEQLPTVRALAVDLKVNLNTVAKAYKELEIQNVLATQQGTGTFISDIKIEIPTSEKQNKLQEICSEFSAIAFSYGFSVEDMIQQLQKLKSR
- a CDS encoding SDR family NAD(P)-dependent oxidoreductase; the encoded protein is MENQIKSSTNNPPVALVTGANQGVGYQIAKALAENGYIVYVGSRNLSNGEKAATEIGGQARAIQLDVTQQPSISAAAAKIQEEQGRLDLLVNNAGISHAGQPGRTLEETTVAGKATTASLDEVRTVWETNVFGVIAVTQAMLPLLRKSAAARIVNVSSALGSLTWLSDPACWAREHFGVVYGASKTALNAVTLAFAIELEKENIKVNATSPGFTATALNNFQGTDSVEVGSREPIRVALETDGPTGSFTGPDGPLPW
- a CDS encoding SDR family NAD(P)-dependent oxidoreductase, whose amino-acid sequence is MATNNKIALVTGGSRGLGKDMALSLAKKGIDVVLTYHSNQQEAEKVVSEIQTLGQQAYAFQLDAGNIPSFDGFLERVTTHLQEQTGSPNFDFLINNAGTALYANFAETTEEQFDTALNIHYKGVFFLTQKALPFLNDGGRIINISSGLARFSNPGSSAYGSMKGAVEVLTRYLAKELGSRGIAANVVAPGPIATDFGGGRVRDNQELNDHLSSLTALGRVGVAEDIGGVVAFLCTEEARWINGQRIEVSGGVNL
- a CDS encoding helix-turn-helix domain-containing protein, producing MATTQPLRFKTISEYHQKMGLSKPEHPLISVIDMSMMPVWAGQSPQNLVLDFYSIALKRNFNIKFKYGQQQYDFDEGILFFIAPGQVYGIEASSDQEVKRSGWMLLIHPDFLWNTPLAKTIKQYEYFDYAVNEALFLSEKEEATMTNLLQNIAQEYHSNIDKFSQNVIIAQLELLLTYGERFYHRQFLTRKITNHQILDRLEEILNNYFNSNTLTEKGLPTVQFIAEELHVSPTYLSSLLKVLTGQSTQQHIHDKLIEKAKEKLSTTALSVSEIAFTLGFEHSQSFSKLFRSKTNLSPLEFRQSFN
- a CDS encoding helix-turn-helix domain-containing protein yields the protein MKSETAKVPNLESIPEIHRMLGLPGPVHPLITLLDGTREQIDFSRLPVSYVSRFYKASFITKLGGKFQYGQGYYDFDEGSLLFTAPNQLIGSTESYKDSIGYSLIVHPDFLQGYPLAKKIKNYGFFSYGSNEALHLSEPERATMQAIYTIIQQELHSRIDDFSHEVIIAQFELLLSYAKRFYKRQFLTRQAVTSDLLQQLEELLNTYFEEEKPLTQGVPTVQYLAENLHYTPNYLSDMLRSLTGLNAQQHIHQKLIEKSKELLSTTHLTISEVAYQLGFEHPQSFSRLFKIKTQLSPVQFKAAFN
- a CDS encoding SDR family oxidoreductase, whose protein sequence is MDKTILITGSSRGIGAATALLAAKQGYNVCVNYLQNKTAAEQIVDSINQRGGQAIAYKADVSSVADVTALFNKIDKDFGRLTALVNNAGILEAQSRVDNMDVERLTRVINSNIISYFLCSKEAIKRMSTLYGGKGGAIVNVSSIAARTGSPNEYVDYAASKGAIDTLTFGLSKEVAAEGIRVNAVRPGFIYTDIHASGGEPDRVNRIKSSLPMKRGGHPEEVAKAILWLLSDEASFSTGTIIDVTGGR